From the genome of Xiphophorus couchianus chromosome 15, X_couchianus-1.0, whole genome shotgun sequence:
ACTCTTAGCCTATTTCATGTTATCAGACAGATTCTGACAACAGGTTAAAGTGACTTCCCAATTCTAGGTCTGGTCGATCCATGCTGGGTGTGGCCGGTGAATCTGAACTCAGCTTTTTGATCAGCGTCTGATGATCTGGACACTGTAAATCTATAAAGACAAACAGAAGAATTCTGGAAGTGGGTAAATGTCATTTTACTGTGCATCCATGGATACATTAGAGCTGATTATGGGCCGCAACTTTGATATATGTGAATTGTGAAATCCCTTCATGTCAGGGGGACTAAATACAAACATACTGAACAGATAATGATGGTCTTTTTGATGTGCACCTCCATGACTCATATGAGCTTAAAGTTTACTCCACTTTTTGGCATTTTGAGTGCTTGAATTATGTGACCATGCAATACATCTCGGACTCAACATAATgtcttttaatttcttctctGGAACCAGATAAATGACAACATTAACTGAAAAAGAGTGGGTGGACGGCCACGGTTTGAACTATCCAATTTTCCAGTCCCACAGTGGTATTGTGGATCTGGGACAATGACACCCAGATCCACAGCGTCCCTGCCAACACAAACCCTACTTCTGAACAGAGCCACCTCCCtccccacaatcctttgctcTGAGTAGGGCAAGGAGAGGAGGTGGGGGACCAAAGGGAGGCCGACGAAAGTCTGAACAGGCCAGAGGAGCGACACACCGGCGCCATGGCGATCCCTAAGACAACTTATCTCCTCTCTCTCAGTGATAGCGCCTGTCAAAATAACAGCCAAGATACACACCCAGCAAGGAACTGGTTAACTTGTAGGCCGTCCAGCTAGAATGCCGGGGTCTTTGTCTTTCCTACACGGCTCACTTGGGCTTGATAATGTCACTGCTGTCTTGGCACCCAATTATATTTAACAGTAATACATAAAGGTACAGATGACCCTCAGCATCACTATCTTCtcttattaagaaaaaaagaattttattgtatttctgttATGAAGAGGTGGGACATTTGTATGTAAtatatgaaatgaaaatatattaatggCTAGATTATGCTTTAAAGCATAGCATCTGACTGGTGGTTGTACATTCAAGTCTTCTAGTAATTATAGCTCTCAGATTTGCTCAAGAAGCTTCTCAGTGATAATAGCCAGATATGTTCACATCATACAACACTGGGGCAAGAAtgcaaatgggaaaaaaagaaagataaacaaaacaagcctaacaaataaaaaattctgagttGTGAAAATGAGtctttgttttcatcagttGCATAACTGCAGAGTGGATTAACTGGATAACTGGATTTGAACACGATAGATCTTTTGGCGCCCTCTTGTGGTTGTTCCGCTCCTGTTTTAAATGTCATCAGAAAGTGccacaatttaatttattataaagttatttttaaatatatatatgtgtgttacCATTTATTTAAGTAAAGATAGAAAtgctatttatttaacaaacacaTCGAATATGActacatcaataaaaaaaaataaaagtgaaaaaataaattgctattCAAATCCATACATTTCTATTCAAACTTGGTGAATGTGGAGTCATTTAAGAATTTATTCTATTTCCAGATCTGGTGTTTATTTTGTCAGCTGTTTTGATCAAATCCAATGGGTCAAATCAACACATCTtaagacaagataaaataatgattttaacagattaTCAGTAACattgtaaattaatattttcaagaCTTAAACACAACAATGTattaaataagtatttgaaaCTGGTAAATAATTATAActccattattttatttatgtttttacatcatACAATAAAACTTGTGCAGTGATCAACTgattattacaataataataaaaaaagaagtagttATATGCTTTTAACATAATGAgcacaatatttatttgtttgtaaatttagataattatgaataaattgatatattttaatgttttttggatatattttaatgtttttgtttgtttgttgttgttttttttctttttttgttattttgccacaaataaattatattcaacTACTCAGTGACATATTAAAATGTGGTGATTTCCTCCCACAATAATAACAGCAGTGTTGTGttcaagaccacctaacccgagaccaagacaagaccaagaccagagtgtatcgagaccgagacaagaccaagacttttagggtccgataccaagtcaagaccaagaccgaGGGAAGTcgagaccgagtcaagaccaagaccagcgccagtatgtgacaataaaatgtgaaacatgatcAAAATCACTAAAATTGATCTAAAAGACCCACATTCACgtaaaaacacctagatattttacacagagaactggaataaacataaacatctttatttagtACTTCTATGTTGTAATCACAGAATTTCAAACAATCAAAGTCGATCAAAATAGTATTTTCTCTGCCTTTCATGAACAGTACatacatttatgttgtttttaaatgtgctatttCAAAACCAtgtgcaaatatgtaaaactgaaaaaatgccaATCATTTCTCTCTCGTATACAGATTATAGCTACATTATAtaacttttcttaaataaatctatatctATCACTAAGTTGTGACaatatgttatgagacagataatttgttgaaaaaaagattgatctccttcacttcctccctgagcgactactgccatctgcagaaatacaaaccCCATTGAAATACGtgcacaaaaacatgactgactTTTATCAGTTCTAAGACCCTTTTGCTGGAtcagatggtttgtttttgaccaagcagtgtatttctccagttagcactgggaacatggagaaaaggcagaggagctcaatattttcacagcttgtcggtctcataacatactgacacaacatagtgacataaatatataaaaaaaactatataacttttacaaagatatttttttgttttaacaaagttacatactgcatctTTAACTCTGCTGTTGAATGGATGTAGCAACTTATACATAACATacataataaagaaatctgacatttagagGCCCAACTGCATgcgtttcaaaaataaaattatacaactGGAAGCAGTTTCATAATACGCCAAAGCTTTAGAAAACGTCAATGGCAAAACTCGAGAACAAGGATAACCATGTAGTTGAACAGTGGTTGAAATAAAGTAGGTGAtacataaaattagtttaaagtaAGGTTTCATTGCACTTCAGAAAGATTAGAGACTGCAGCATTTTTGCACCTAAACGTGCACGATGGGGTCTCATTACAATGCCTCCTCGACTAAAAACCCTTTCCACTGGTGCAGAGGAGGCAGGGACGGATAGCACTTTCAAAGCCAAATTGTGCAGTTGAGGATATTTGGACTGGTTTTCTCCCCAGAAGGCAAGAGCATTGTCACTGTCACAGTCTCTTATATCATTAAAGTATCTGTTTAATTGTGTTGCAATACTTGAATTCTGGACAGAGGAGCTGTGCTTCTTATGTGCCTTGTAGCGTGACAGAAGTCGAGGGCATTTGGCTGGTGGCGAATGACTGGTTGGATCCACATTCATGGCTTCTGAGCACTTGTCATCTGTACTCTCCATGTTCTCCACCCCAAAGATCAAtgtgtctgaaaaacacaaacacaatgacTGTGTTAGTTTTCAAGAACTTTGAGtgtacaaaataatgtttatgacaaaagtaaactgatgAAAAGAAGACTATAAATTCCACTTTATGATTTAAGGCTTTATGTGCTacgaatttaagacattttaagatttataattttgcaaataagacttttttttcagcaaagaaaaatgcatacCAACCTGTCAGTGTCTTCTTAAGTTCATCTCTGAACTTCTTCACCGATGCTGCATTACCTCCGTTGGTAACATCTAAATCCACCCAGCTTAAGCCAAACTGTGGATCCAGCATGGCAGCAAAGAAGTACACATCATGGTTAAAAGGTTCCTCTCTTCCACTGTCTttggccatgtttgtttttgtaaagattcCAGAAAATCTTTTCACCAGAGACTGCTGGAGGGCTCTGACCAACGGCCGGCACTGCATTCGGGTCTCCTCCATCTTGAGGAGGTGTGTGTTCAAGTCCAGTACAGTTGGAACCACCATACTAATAGTCACTGATCTTTCCCCTTGGGTCAGCTCTGTTGCTTCAGCAAATGGAGAAAGAACTATACATAGCTCCTTTAGCTGGTTCCACTCCCGCGCACTGAACACGACATCCTCATAGTCTTTGTTGCACATTTCACTGAGTGATTTGTGTTCTAGAGTTGTAAGGGCCTGTACTTGTTTAAATGTACTGTTCCAACGAGTTGTATTTGCAGCTGGAACACTTTTATTGGTGCCAAATGCAGCCTCAAACTTATCTTTAAATTGTGAGCTGCTATGTAAAAGGGTTGCGAACTTTGACGTTTTTGCTATGGTGCGAGAAATGGTCTTGACCTCCTTCATACCATCATGCACAACTAACTGGAGAGAGTGTGCAAAGCAGGAAAGACGTTCACCAGATGACCATGGTAAGCCAATGTCTTCCTCTGAATTAATGTCCTCCCACAAGTGCTCGTCATCTAAATTATCCTCTTCACTCTCACTGTCATCAGATTGCTGCTGGGGCATGTGTACTTTGAAAGCACATTTCATATTGGGTGCATTGTCTGTTATGATATAGCTAATTTTGTCACGAATACCATATTCCTCAGTGATCTCCTCAAAGGCAGACGCAATGTGCTCTCCAGTATGCCTCCCTGTAAAACGCCTACAGTCCAGCAGGTAGGATTCAAGTGCATAACAATCTTTAGATTTGTAGCACACATGGGCAGTCACCCCAAGAAAGGAGCGTAGCCTGCGATCAGACCAAAGGTCAGTTGTTAATGACACAGACGACTGGGTCTTCAGTTTCTCCAAGACAGTTTCCTTGACTTTTCTGACCAATTCTGGAATTCGTCTctcagaaactgtttttctagAGATTGGTGTGTATTTACTGTCCAGGACTTCAAGAAAGTGTTTAAAGTGTCCATTTTCCACGAGGGAGAGGGGCAGACAACATCCAATGATCAAATCTTGAACAATGGCTTCACTGATGGCTTGCTGCCTTGGCGATTGTGGGCTGTAGAGCTGcactttctgtgtaaataacgATATTGTTGGCTGTGTGACATCACTCTGTTGCCCTGCCTTGTATTCCAGGAACCTAATAAATAGGACATAGAAATCAGTTTATCTGATCATATGAACATCAATTACATAAGAaaacaaccttaaaaataaGTAGGAACTTTACAAATACATGTCAAATATGTGTAATGTAATGTTACTAGAAACGCATGtagataaacaaaatgcaaatcaatGGTATTTTGGCCATCACATTTTTGAAATGGATAAACAAGTAAGTTAAATGACTGATATGGTATGAACCATAGAGAGTGAACtggtaaaaagttacttattgaCCTGAAATTGTAAATCGCAACATAACAATGTGGTTTCTAAAAGTAATTTGCCTATATCCATACAAagcaactaatttattaatttttcataagGTGAGGCATATTAGTCTCTTCACTCTCTGCTTATATCTATAGACTAGTTCCCACAGCCAAACAACAGAGCATCACCTCCACGTCTTATCTTCAATGTCAGGAGCTATATCCAGCTCCTAAGGTCAATGTAACTTACATTGACCTTAGTTCATAATTATGAGACAGTGAATGAATTCATTCACTGTctcataattgtttttcatgagaaagaaaaaatctaacttaGGAACAGGATGTTATTATATGTCCAGTCGACTCAGTCTCTCAAGGTTAACTGCATTTGCTTACTTCCCTTAATAATGTTAATTGTAGGACCAATGCAAGAAAATACAACTTATTTAAGGTTAAGCATATCAGGTTTGgcacattaataaattatatatgatGGCTTTGGAGACATTGGGGTTACCCACCAGCACAAGCCAGCACATgctgacagaaccattacgttctgtcatggttacgttACAGAACgtaaccattacgaaccattaggttctgtcatggttacttattgacagaaccattacgttctgtcatggttacgttACAGAACgtaaccattacgaaccatta
Proteins encoded in this window:
- the LOC114158526 gene encoding uncharacterized protein LOC114158526: MKCAFKVHMPQQQSDDSESEEDNLDDEHLWEDINSEEDIGLPWSSGERLSCFAHSLQLVVHDGMKEVKTISRTIAKTSKFATLLHSSSQFKDKFEAAFGTNKSVPAANTTRWNSTFKQVQALTTLEHKSLSEMCNKDYEDVVFSAREWNQLKELCIVLSPFAEATELTQGERSVTISMVVPTVLDLNTHLLKMEETRMQCRPLVRALQQSLVKRFSGIFTKTNMAKDSGREEPFNHDVYFFAAMLDPQFGLSWVDLDVTNGGNAASVKKFRDELKKTLTDTLIFGVENMESTDDKCSEAMNVDPTSHSPPAKCPRLLSRYKAHKKHSSSVQNSSIATQLNRYFNDIRDCDSDNALAFWGENQSKYPQLHNLALKVLSVPASSAPVERVFSRGGIVMRPHRARLGAKMLQSLIFLKCNETLL